A genomic stretch from Helianthus annuus cultivar XRQ/B chromosome 1, HanXRQr2.0-SUNRISE, whole genome shotgun sequence includes:
- the LOC110938660 gene encoding protein FAR1-RELATED SEQUENCE 5-like, protein MSNQKKNYTVFGDIFGFDATYKSNKYDLVFVPFTGIDNHYRNVTFGGALLGSETADSYRWLLRCFVNAFGSEPKVVVTDQDAAMKRAIKDVLSRSRHRLCMWHIWEKLKTKVGPVLSANTDFNTRMTHVVWNDTISPEDFETEWHSIMSTFGLENHEWLKDMYDLRFDWIPAYYHGEDLAGLMRTTSRCESENYFFGQICNPRCTLVEFFTHFETAMDIQRHEHRRNDHDTRYIESKPWSDFVLEKQASEIYTKTIFKDIQIEIDAAITKCMSKSLDIVGDVQYFEIKDFRQPCTSFLKVQYSKQEDGLTISCSCKRFEQFGILCRHIFYVLRYDDINEFPRRYVHRRWMRDVVSVGSNHSNIRFDEIGRNSEIDKVYREIVVANEYVVNRLVGDIDELCRYRDHIKSYIDKADEVMVAAPPPSRKERFAEIGGNIEKSDSIIRVPIKTRTKGCGVQKRIKSNREIAIQKSSKIQKSCRVCGEKGHNSRTCKDKVSSNAIGSSNAM, encoded by the exons ATGagcaatcaaaaaaaaaattatacagtTTTTGGTGACATATTTGGTTTTGATGCTACTTATAAATCAAACAA GTATGATTTGGTTTTTGTTCCATTTACTGGTATTGATAATCATTATAGGAATGTCACATTTGGTGGTGCATTACTTGGTTCGGAGACTGCAGATTCTTATAGATGGCTTTTAAGGTGTTTTGTTAATGCTTTTGGAAGTGAGCCTAAAGTTGTTGTTACTGATCAAGATGCTGCAATGAAGAGAGCTATTAAGGATGTACTTTCAAGAAGTAGGCATAGGTTATGTATGTGGCACATATGGGAGAAATTGAAGACAAAG GTTGGTCCTGTTTTGTCTGCAAACACTGATTTTAATACAAGAATGACTCATGTTGTTTGGAATGATACTATTAGTCCAGAAGATTTTGAAACTGAGTGGCATTCAATAATGTCTACTTTTGGATTGGAAAATCATGAGTGGTTAAAAGATATGTACGATCTTCGATTTGACTGGATTCCTGCTTATTACCATGGAGAGGATTTGGCTGGTCTTATGCGTACTACTTCGAGATGTGAAAGCGAGAATTACTTCTTTGGTCAGATTTGCAATCCAAGATGTACACTTGTTGAATTTTTCACTCATTTTGAGACTGCAATGGATATTCAAAGGCATGAGCATAGGAGGAATGATCATGATACAAGGTATATTGAGTCTAAGCCCTGGAGTGACTTTGTATTGGAGAAACAAGCATCAGAAATATACACCAAAACAATTTTTAAGGATATTCAGATTGAAATTGATGCTGCCATTACAAAGTGTATGTCAAAGTCTCTTGATATTGTGGGTGATGTTCAATATTTTGAAATAAAGGATTTCAGACAGCCATGCACATCTTTTTTGAag GTGCAATACAGCAAACAAGAAGATGGATTAACAATAAGTTGTTCTTGCAAACGGTTTGAACAATTTGGTATATTATGCCGGCATATATTTTACGTTTTACGGTATGATGATATAAATGAGTTTCCTAGAAGATATGTTCATAGAAGATGGATGAGAGATGTTGTTTCTGTTGGATCAAATCATTCAAATATTCGGTTTGATGAAATTGGTAGGAATAGTGAAATTgataaagtttatagagaaatcGTTGTTGCAAATGAGTATGTGGTTAATAGGCTGGTTGGCGATATAGATGAGTTGTGTCGTTACAGGGAtcatattaaaagttatattgaTAAAGCGGATGAGGTTATGGTTGCTGCGCCGCCTCCTAGTCGCAAAGAAAGATTTGCTGAAATTGGAGGGAACATAGAAAAATCAGATTCTATTATTCGTGTGCCGATCAAAACAAGGACCAAAGGATGCGGTGTACAAAAAAGGATCAAGTCAAATCGTGAGATTGCAATTCAGAAATCATCAAAGATCCAGAAATCGTGCCGTGTATGTGGTGAAAAAGGACATAACAGTCGCACATGTAAAGATAAGGTTTCTTCTAATGCTATAGGTTCTAGCAATGCAATGTAA
- the LOC110873847 gene encoding aspartic proteinase-like protein 2: MQAHFLAGKPVILTISATVITVLLQTAFVLCGFPTTLTLERAFPTNHHVELSELKDRDSLRHPRILQQASVASVVDFPVQGTYDPYRVGLYFTRVQLGSPPKEYFVQIDTGSDVLWVSCNSCKGCPRSSGLQLPIQFYDPSSSSTASLIYCSDQRCSLGTQASDSNCSGQNNQCSYTFQYGDGSGTSGFYVSDQIHLDTISGDSTLSNASASIVFGCSMSQTGDLTKTDRAVDGIFGFGQQGLSVIAQLSSQGVAPDAFSHCLVGNGAGGGILVLGQIMEPSMVYTPLIPSQPHYNINLLSISVNGHTLSIDPSMFATSTSRGGTIIDSGTTLAYLTEEAFDPFVDAITQSVSQSVRPLISKGNQCYLVTSSTPEIFPTVSLNFAGGASMVLRPQDYLLQQNSVGGAAVWCIGFQKIRGQGITILGDLVLKDRIVVYDLGGQRIGWANYDCTKSVNVSITSSGGRSEYVNAGQISGSASLQNTRCSLILVIFVALWLQLSVVIVVFS; this comes from the exons ATGCAGGCTCATTTTCTTGCCGGAAAACCGGTGATCTTGACCATATCTGCCACTGTAATCACCGTACTCTTGCAGACAGCCTTTGTTCTTTGTGGGTTTCCTACAACTCTCACGTTGGAGAGAGCTTTCCCAACGAATCATCATGTTGAATTGAGTGAACTCAAAGATAGAGATAGCTTACGT caCCCTAGAATCTTGCAGCAGGCTTCTGTTGCCAGTGTTGTTGATTTCCCTGTTCAAGGCACTTATGATCCTTATCGTGTTGG GCTTTATTTTACAAGAGTTCAATTAGGTTCACCTCCAAAGGAATATTTTGTACAAATTGATACTGGAAGTGATGTGTTGTGGGTCAGTTGCAATTCATGCAAAGGTTGCCCTAGATCTAGTGGACTACAG CTTCCAATTCAGTTCTATGACCCTTCAAGTTCATCAACAGCTTCTTTGATCTATTGCTCAGACCAACGATGTTCGTTAGGAACCCAAGCTTCCGATTCCAACTGTTCTGGTCAAAATAATCAGTGCAGTTACACGTTCCAGTACGGAGACGGTAGTGGAACATCAGGTTTTTACGTATCCGATCAAATCCATTTAGATACAATTTCCGGAGATTCAACATTATCTAACGCTTCAGCATCTATCGTATTCGG GTGTAGCATGAGTCAAACTGGAGATTTGACCAAAACCGATAGAGCCGTTGACGGGATCTTTGGGTTCGGTCAGCAGGGCTTATCGGTAATTGCGCAACTTTCTTCACAAGGGGTAGCACCGGATGCGTTTTCTCATTGTCTTGTTGGAAACGGTGCGGGTGGTGGTATTTTGGTTCTTGGTCAAATAATGGAGCCGAGCATGGTGTATACGCCGCTTATCCCGTCACA GCCACATTACAACATAAATCTGCTGAGCATTTCGGTCAATGGACACACACTATCCATTGACCCATCAATGTTTGCCACATCAACCAGCCGAGGAGGAACCATAATCGATTCCGGAACGACCCTTGCTTACCTCACAGAAGAGGCGTttgatccttttgttgatgcg ATTACGCAGTCTGTATCACAATCTGTTCGGCCTCTTATATCAAAGGGGAATCAGTGTTATTTAGTTACCTCAAG CACACCTGAGATATTTCCTACAGTAAGCTTGAACTTTGCTGGTGGGGCTTCAATGGTTTTACGACCCCAGGACTATCTTCTACAGCAGAACTCTGTG GGTGGAGCTGCAGTTTGGTGCATAGGCTTTCAGAAAATAAGAGGTCAAGGAATTACGATTCTAGGAG ATCTTGTTTTAAAGGACAGGATTGTTGTTTATGATCTGGGTGGTCAACGGATTGGCTGGGCGAATTACGATT GTACAAAATCTGTAAATGTGTCGATTACCTCAAGTGGCGGCCGAAGCGAATATGTGAACGCGGGTCAAATAAGCGGTAGCGCGTCTTTGCAAAATACGCGTTGTAGTCTGATACTAGTCATCTTTGTGGCCTTATGGTTACAGTTATCTGTGGTGATTGTTGTTTTTTCCTAG